In Arvicola amphibius chromosome 13, mArvAmp1.2, whole genome shotgun sequence, a genomic segment contains:
- the Spata13 gene encoding spermatogenesis-associated protein 13 isoform X3: MCFNRRMVARGEIARFWSLESLHMVSSDGGAESSALVDDNGSEEDFSYEELCQANPRYLQPGGEQLAINELISDGSVVCAEALWDHVTMDDQELGFKAGDVIQVLEASNKDWWWGRNEDKEAWFPASFVRLRVNQEEQPESCSSSHGEEQDEDSSKARHKHPESQQQMRTNVIREIMNTERVYIKHLKDICEGYIRQCRKHTGMFTVAQLATIFGNIEDIYKFQRKFLKDLEKQYNKEEPHLSEIGSCFLQHQEGFAIYSEYCNNHPGACVELSNLMKQSKYRHFFEACRLLQQMIDIALDGFLLTPVQKICKYPLQLAELLKYTTQEHSDYNNIKAAYEAMKNVACLINERKRKLESIDKIARWQVSIVGWEGLDILDRSSELIHSGELTKITRQGKSQQRIFFLFDHQLVSCKKDLLRRDMLYYKGRLDTDEVELVDVEDGRDKDWNLSMRNAFKLVSRTTDEVHLFCARKQEDKARWLQAYADERQRVQEDQQMGMEIPENQKKLAMLNAQKAGHGKSKGYSSCPVAPPHQSLPPVHQRHITVPTSIPQQQVFALAEPKRKPSLFWHTFHKLTPFRK; this comes from the exons ATGTGTTTCAACAGAAGGATGGTAGCCAGAGGAGAAATAGCAAGATTTTGGAGTCTGGAAAGCCTCCACATGG TCTCTTCAGATGGAGGTGCAGAGTCTTCGGCCTTAGTGGATGACAATGGCAGCGAGGAAGACTTCAGCTATGAAGAGCTCTGCCAAGCCAACCCTCGGTACCTGCAGCCAGGCGGGGAGCAGCTGGCCATCAACGAG CTCATCAGCGATGGCAGTGTGGTCTGTGCAGAAGCACTGTGGGACCATGTGACCATGGATGACCAGGAACTGGGCTTCAAGGCTGGGGATGTCATCCAGGTCCTGGAAGCCTCTAACAAGGACTGGTGGTGGGGCCGGAATGAAGATAAAGAGGCCTGGTTCCCTGCGAGCTTTGTGAGG CTTCGAGTCAACCAGGAGGAGCAGCCTGAGAGCTGCAGCAGCTCCCATGGGGAAGAGCAGGATGAGGACAGCAGCAAGGCCCGCCACAAGCACCCAGAGAGCCAGCAGCAGATGCGCACCAATGTCATCCGGGAGATCATGAACACCGAGCGCGTGTACATCAAGCACCTCAAGGACATCTGCGAG GGCTATATCCGACAGTGTCGTAAGCACACGGGGATGTTCACGGTTGCGCAGCTAGCCACTATTTTTGGAAACATCGAAGACATTTACAAATTCCAAAGAAAGTTTCTGAAAGACCTTGAGAAGCAGTACAACAAAGAGGAACCTCACTTGAGCGAGATAGGATCCTGCTTCCTTCAGCAC CAAGAGGGCTTTGCCATCTACTCCGAGTACTGCAACAACCACCCGGGTGCCTGCGTGGAGCTGTCCAACCTCATGAAGCAGAGCAAGTACCGGCACTTCTTCGAGGCCTGCCGCCTGCTTCAGCAGATGATCGACATCGCCCTGGATGGCTTCCTCCTCACGCCCGTGCAGAAGATCTGCAAGTACCCGCTGCAGCTGGCTGAGCTGCTCAAGTACACCACACAGGAGCACAG TGATTACAACAATATCAAGGCAGCCTACGAGGCCATGAAGAACGTGGCCTGCTTGATCAACGAACGTAAGCGCAAGCTGGAGAGCATTGACAAGATTGCCCGCTGGCAGGTGTCCATCGTAGGCTGGGAG GGCCTGGACATCCTAGACCGAAGCTCCGAGTTGATTCATTCGGGGGAACTGACcaaaatcaccaggcagggcaagAGCCAGCAGCGGATCTTCTTCCTGTTTGACCACCAGCTGGTGTCCTGCAAGAAGGACCTGCTGCGCAGGGACATGCTGTACTACAAGGGTCGCCTGGACACGGACGAGGTGGAGCTTGTGGATGTGGAGGACGGGCGGGACAAGGACTGGAACCTCAGCATGCGGAATGCCTTCAAGTTGGTCAGCAGAACCACAGATGAGGTGCACCTGTTTTGCGCCAGAAAGCAGGAAGACAAGGCCAGGTGGCTGCAGGCCTATGCAGACGAGAGGCAGCGGGTACAGGAAGACCAGCAAATGG GAATGGAAAtcccagaaaaccaaaagaaactcgCCATGTTGAATGCCCAGAAAGCTGGACATGGGAAATCTAAAG GCTACAGCAGCTGCCCCGTGGCCCCACCCCACCAGAGCCTGCCGCCCGTTCACCAGCGCCACATCACCGTGCCGACCAGCATCCCTCAGCAGCAGGTCTTTGCCTTGGCCGAGCCCAAGAGGAAACCGTCACTCTTCTGGCACACTTTCCACAAACTAACCCCCTTCAGAAAATGA